GTAATGAAGGAAACCCTGCTAGATGGGATCTAAAAAGTATGTCGATTCCTCTTCAAGACTCAAGTGGTAGAGACCTTGAAAAATATACAATACAAGGTGTCACAAGTATTACGGGTAAAGGGAAGAATGTGAAAATTCAAGCAGGTGTCTATGTTAAAATTGGAGCATTCTATTCCTTCGGTAATAAGCCTGCTCAGTGGACTACATTTACAGATACTTACACACATGATATAACTGCTAAAGTTCAATAATTACCTTAACGAGCTTTAGCTCTAAGGAGGAAATATGAAAAAACTATTTCTTTTGGCATTGCTAGTTACATTGATTACTGGTTGCAGTTCAAATGACCGAGAAAAGGCTATAGATTATCTTGTGAAGAATCAAACCAATGATGTGACTGTCATCGTTTTTGGAGATAAGCCATCTGAGCGTTCCTACATCATAGATTTGCAAAAAGATCTCCAATTCATCAATGAGAACTTGAGAACAGATAATCCTATTGCGAATGTGAGCTATATTGATGTTAGTGAGAAGCAACAGTATAATTTTGAGGAGATTTTCGAGGTCCAAACTTATCCGCATATCATTGTATTTGAAAAGAATCAGATTGTCTTGGAAGCACAAACACCAGATGAAATTGTTCGCTTCTACGAGAAAGAAAAGTAGAATTATCTAAACCTTGCAGGGCAAATGCCTTTCAAGGTTTTTTTCATATATAGTTTGTTTTTGAGTATCTTAAGAAGTCAATAAGTTTATCTATATTGTTTGAGGAGCTTGAGTAAGGAAACGACTGTCAAATGCAGTTTTGTTTTATCATATTCAAAGAAATATAGTCAGCTTGGAAATAATACCTATAAATCTTAATTTTGTACCTTAAGAACCATAAGTGTGGTATATTTATCCTATAAATAGTCATTTATTGTAGATTAGTGCTTCGCATTATTGCATGTATCGAATTATTTCTTTTTTAACTTTATGTATGCGGGACCAAAGCATGGTCTATTACACAGTAAACAGCGTATGATGACAGACATGGTTCCTACAGGAGAACTATGTCTTTTTTTGTGGAGATTTATAAAAATGTGTTTTGGAGGATGGGGCATGTCTACAAATACTCATTTCATTGATGTTCTTAAGCGCTGTAAGCAGTCTTCGAAGGAAGCTGTAGAGAATCTTGAGGGATTCAGTGAATTTAAAAAATATATGCATGTTCAAAGACCAGTGGAAAAGGAACTTGAAAACTATATTTTAGAAGCCAATCAAACAAATGAACCACAGTTAATATTGGTGTGTGGCGGAGTGGGCGATGGTAAATCACATATCTTATCTTACTTAAAAGATAAGTATGATTTCTTAGCTGATCCAGAACGATTTTATTTACATAATGATGCAACGGAGAGTTTCTCTCCTCGGAAAACTTCAATTGAAACGTTGGCTAAGGTACTAAAGCCGTTTTCAGATCAAGAGATTGGTAAGAGTGGGAATATAACTATTGTTTTAGCCATTAATCTTGGCGCTCTAAATAATTTTATTGATGCAGAAGAAGGAAAAGAGTTCACTCGGCTCAGAGAGTTTGTACATGCAAAGAGGATTATGGAAGCTGTGATTACAGAAGAAGTGTCTCAGGATGATCACATTTTCAAATATGTGAATTTTAGTGATTATCATATGTATGAGTTAACAGAAAATGGCCCCCGTTCTAGTTACATTAGAGGGATTTTACAAAGAATTACTCAGAATACTGAACATAATCCGTTCTATAAGGCTTATCTCAGAGAGAAGGCTGAATATCCTGAATTGACTTTAAAGAATCCTATTTTTCAGAATTATGAGTTATTACAGTATGAGGATATTCAAGACAAGATTATTGATTTATTGATTCAAGCGATGGTTAAAGAAAAGCTCATTATTTCGACTCGTGCTCTTCTCGATTTTATTTACAATATCATTGTTCCTGCTTCGATGGATAACATAGAGCATGAGAAGTTGATGCAGGTAATCAAAAATCAAGATTTTCAATCTTATACGTCATGTCTACTTCCTTTTCAGCTATTTGACCGTGAGGATGCATCTGCCATACATCAAGCTATAAATCATATTAATCCAACACAATACCGAACTGAGTTACTCGACGAGCACTTAATAGATTTTAAATCTAAAAAAGACGGTGCGTATTTGTTTAGTCAATTTATCGACGTTAATAGAACATCGTATTTTACAAAATCTCTTGTTCCACACTCCCCGTGGAAAGAGGAAGACAAAAAGAATAATTCTTTTCGAAATGAATTAGTTAAGTTGTTTGTATACCTATATTATTTAATACCTAGAGAACAACACGATTCATTTAAAGATCGGGTCTATGATCAATATATGCAGTACTTATTTTATTGGAATAAAAGATCTTGGAGTAAGCTATCCAAACTTTACAGAGAAGACGTTCGAGATGCCATTTATAAATGGAATGGTGAGGGACATGGCGGGCTTATTTATGTTCAAATCGGACAACCACAGACACAATATTACGCTTTACAAAAACTTGAAATTGAACCAGCACTTGAGCGAGTTGAACCAAGGGTAGAAGAGATATTGATGAAGTTTTTGCCAATGTTAACAATCGCCTTTAGACCCAAAGGGGGAAATCCAGTCGAGATCGATATTGATTATTCCTTATATTCATTGCTGATTAGGATCAAGAACGGTTATCGACCCAATAAGAAGGACAAGTTTCAATACATCAAATTTGTTGAATTTATAGACCAGCTGAGTAGTAGAGGAAATGACAAAAACGAGCTTATTTTTGAAAGCAAAAAGTTTGGTAAGTCCCAGCGGTATAGACTGACTTACGATGATTTATTCGACCAATATTCATATACGGAGATGTGAAAATATGGAGTATAAGTTTCATTTAGAAACCATCATAGATAAGTTTAAATTTAATTCTTCTATTAGGCATAATCCCAAAATACCTGTTGAAATCCTACCTTATAATACAAAATTTAAAGAAGTTCAATTTAATCTTAAGGAAGTAGTAAGTGAGTTTTTGCGTCTGGTTGGACAAAAGAAAATATCCTCAGAAACTAACCCAGAACAATTAATCGAAACTGTACTAAAGTCAATTGAGTTTAAAGATATAAATCAAAAGAATGAATTCAAGCAGATGATTAAAACGTTATTCATTGACGAGAACAACCAACTCTTTTTATTCCATCCGCAGACCCTTTATTACATCAATACCGTTGAAAACGAGAACAGAAAGCTGGCTGAATTTCTTTATGCAGTTCTGTGGAATGGGAGAGCTGCATGGGAGATTAATAAAGACGAGCATCAAACAGATGACTTGATGAGTTCGTTGATATTCAAAGCTTTACCGGAGTTGAAAAGTGAGGAGTCACAATCCCAGAAATTTTCTGCGTTAATACCAGAAATTTCGGAATTATTTGCTATAGATTTTGAATGGCTCTCCACAAAACAGGATTTATTTACTCAACAATTTGAAAAACTCCTGTCTTACTATTATTTTTTCTATGTAACTCAATTGTCACGTAGAAATGAAGCACTGTTTGCCACATATGAGAAGAGTGTAGTGCCGATCTATTTTACGTTTGAAGAAGAAGAAAAACTATCGAAAACAAGAGTCAGTTATGAGTATGGTTGGAAAAACATTGAAAGATCGATTAATCGTATGTTTACTCATGTGAACTTCCTGAAGATGCTTAATATTTCAGTAGAGGAAACAGGCGAGTTGCTTTCCTATCATGAGATTGCTGAAATGCTTCGTTCAGGTACATATGAAGAAATCTCTAGGATTGAAGAAGCTATAGATAAGGTGATCGAACAATATGGTGAGGGTCTATCCGATGTGAAGTGGAATCAAATGAATTTAAATCCCGCCAATTATGACCTAACGGTATTAAATAAGCTGTCTACGTTATTTCAGATGATTGATTACCAGTTTAATAATTCATTTCGTTCCAAACCGTATAACGAATATAAGATGTGGTTTACTCATTTTTGTCAGAGAACATTCCTCAAATCTAGGGGGAGATCTGGAAAGATGTTAATTCTGGATACAGATTATTTATTATTCCTTACTAAAGTTATCATTAAAGATGAGCCTAAAATCAGATTGAAGAAACTATTTGAACATTTCGAAGTAAGAGGAATTATTTATGATAGAGATACTCAAGGTTCCATCATTGAGTATTTTGAAAAGTTGAATTTGTTAGAGAAAAAAAGTGATAGTGGGGATGCTATTTATGTCAAAGCATTTTTATAGTTATCTTGCTCATCTCGTAGATCGTTTTTTGAGCGAGGTCAATATTCAAGCAGGAGAAAAATATCATATTCAATTTGAACGTGAAGAGCAAGTCGTAAATCTGGTGAATCAAATTAAGGATATTAATCGAGTTAGTCCGTTCTCAATGCCAACTGAGGATGGATTCTATCAATCTCACACTTTAAATTATGATCAATCCAAGGTATTAATCGCATCAAATATTGAGGAGATCACGCCAGACTTTCTTACAACATTACGGAATAAAGTTGGCACACATGAAGATCCTTTTGAAGATTTGGCTATGCTTTTAATCCACAATTCAAATTTAGATAGTTTGGTTCAGGGAATGACTTCGTTTGGAAAAGAAGGTATGCCTTTTCATATTGATTCAATTGAAAAAGACTTGCAAGAAATGATGAAGCAAACCAATCTATCCTCAGAAGAGAAACAAATTCTTAACTTCTCAATTGAGTCAATGAAAGCCCAGCAGGGACTTCATGAAAGAGTAAACTTATTTGATTACGAAAATATACTTACTGTGCTTAACAATGAGAAATTAGAAAAGCATGAATATAAAAACTTTGGACTTTTTTATGATGCCGAACTTTTTAATACGCCTAGAACTCCTAAGGAAATTAAAGAGAGACTGAAGGAAAACCATTCACTCTATAATGACGTTGAAATAGCCCATCAATATGGTTCTGCTGAAGTCAGTCTGGAGCGGCACTTTGATGATCAGGGGGTTAAGATTTTATCGGAGTCTGAAACGTGGCAGGAAGTTGATTTTGGTTCAGTACGAAGATCGAATCAAAAGAAATTAGAAGGAAAAGGTTTGGAGTACGTAGAGGCTGGTAAGAAGTTCACTTTGGAAGGGTTAGAGTATTGGGAGAGAGCCGATGGCGAGACAAAGAGTAAGCAACGTAAACGAAACATTATCGTATTCAATCCTGATCAAAAAGAGAATATCGCTTTAGAGTTTACATTTAATGATTTTATCAAAAATCAGTATATCAATGAAACTAAAATTAAACAGCCAATACAGGTGGAACAAGCAGGAAAGAAGATCCGTGTACACTTAAAACATGAAGTTGGACAGACTACATTCTATGGTGTGAAATACAAGACAGAGGTGTCTCCAGCCTATGAATTTAGAGTTACAGTGGTTGAGACACAATCCAAGCTTCTTCAGACGATACAAACGTCTTATGCTATCACGTTATCAAAATCCAAGGGTTCGTATCTTTTAATTAATTCAGATGCGGAGCATTGGTTTTTCAATAAAGATGCTTCAGAAATCACCAAAGTTAATTTAACAGAGTCGCACAGCACATTTGACATTACTGAGGACCAGGAATTAGTTGTTTCCCGTAATGATGAAAATAATAGTGATGAAGAAATGATTTATTTTAACATTCAGCTTCCTCATACAAGTATTCCATTTGCTGTGCAGGATTTAGTTGAACGACCTGTTCCTATTGGTGGTTTTAGTGTGTGGAAGCTGAAACGTGAAAAGCAAGAGCACTTTACCTATCGCATAGAGAATGAAAAGATGAAAATCGTGCAAGGAACAAGGGAAACTTTTGCTCAAGGAGAATTCAAACGTAATTTAGAGAGGGAACGTAAACTCTTAGAAACCAATCATTTGTATTTTCTCGAAGATAACTTAGGAGAGATTGTTCCGCAAGCTATTTCAGTTTCTGAACCGTTAAAAGAGGCATATTGCGATTTATTACGTTACTTTAGAACTAACGATTTACTCCCAAGTTTAGCCTATTTCGATGAAGATTATACTTTGCTAGCACGTAACTATATAGATGTGTATTTACAGGAGCTTGAACAATTACAAAACGGTCAGTCATTAAACCAGACCCAAAGAGATCTTGTTTTAATTGGAACGATTCAGAAAAATCATATAAACCCAGAATGGCTATTCACACCATTACATCCTCTACATTTGGCTTACCAAATGCAATTAAATCAATTGGTTGGTGACGAGTCAATCAATGATGAATTGTTGCATTCCATGAGACCTACGAATTTATTGCCTTATGTTAATTTTAATTCCAAACTATACAAGGCAATTGAAATGATTGATTCATATGAGTGGGCTTCTTACATGGATCAAAGTTTACCAAGATTCGAGTCATCCAAAACATTTGTAAGTAAATTGGTTCAAGAAAAAATCGAGGAGTTTACTGGCCATTTCGGATATCTTTTTGAATTAGATCGTCGTGCTCCCCTCAAAATTAATACAATTAATATGGGAGACTGTCAGGAAATCCTTCAAGGTCTTTTTGAATACTACAAGAAGCAACTTAAAGATAACTTGGAAAAAGGGAATTTACTCCCTATTGAAATTCACATCTATGCTGAAAAAGGAATCATCAATGTCTTTGAGGAGATGTCACAATATACAGATGCAGAAGAGATTGCCAAACAGTTCAATCTCAAATTGGAATTGGATGGATATCACGCAGAAGAATTGTTAAATGTTTTCCGAGACAAAGTGAAGTTTTATTCTAAAAATGTGGATACGGATCGTTACGAGTATAGTCATGTTACTTTCTATCAGATGAATAAAATCGAGCAGATTGCTACGAGCAATGCTTCGGAGATGATTACGGGAGTTTCATTATTCGGACTTGTTTCAGGTATTCCTTCTGTATTCATCAACGAAGATTACAAAACGGGATTCGGAACGAGATATTATCCGACACAAGAAGCTCCACTATTGAAAATGGTACCGAAATTAAATTCTTTACTGAGAGTTGCCCGAACTCTTGATAATTACCAAGAGGATATTAATATTGTTACTGCGATCTCTGCTGATCATAAACAGCAACTAGATCAAGTCTACGATTCAGCCCATTGGGTTACTTTTATTGAGCCAAAAGTAGACCTGAGTTTTTTCAAGAATAGTGATGCTCAAAAAGAGTTGCTTGTAATTCATTACAGTGATCAATATACATCTTCTAGTGGTTTTGATGCGATCACTGTTACCAGAAGATCTAAACAATATCAGCGATTAATTAAAGAATTCCTTGGACATCAGAGGCTTTATTTAGACGATCATCTGTTGCCTCCAATTATCAATTTCTTTAATGCGATTAATGGGAATTGGCTGCTTCGTCTGTTAGCTCAGAAAAATTATTTTCCAAAGGAAAAAATCAGTATTCTTTCTGCGGTGAAATTATCCCTTGCTGCATATGCACATAGCGATATTATATGGATTCCAATATCAATGGAAGAAATTCTTAGAATTTCAGGTGGAACTGGCCTAAGACAATCCGAAGGTTTATTTTCTGCTAAAAAATTGGGTAGATTCGGTTCCTATAGTGATGATCTGTTATTGATTGGTGTCGAACCTTCTGAACAAGAGATGTTTGTTCACTTTTACCCCATTGAGGTCAAAATAGGATATAACGGGGCTAACGTGCAAGATAAAGCGATAAAACAAGTAAAAGAAACCAAGCAGCTATTAATGGAGTTCTTAACAGGGGATGAGAAGAATTTTCAAGCTGTACTATATCGTAATTTCTTTATTCAACTTGCGATTGCAAGTGCGGAGAAAATGAAGCTCTATTCAGTGTGGCCTGAACAATCATGGAGTCAAATTACGGACCATGATGTTCGCGAACGTCTTCTTAATGATAAGTATACGATTGTAGATACGTTAGATCAGTATATTGGTCAAGGTTCAGTAATCTCATTTAAGAAGGATGTCGTATTTACCGATATCAAAATGAACGAAAATGTGATGGTTTATGACTATCCTGAACAGAGTGGTTATGAATTTATACTCAAAAGTGTTGAAGAGATGAAGGAATATATACAGAGTAATCAAGGGGATTTGTCTCCTGAGCAATTACTGAGTAATTTATATGATTCCTCTAAACAGTTTGAAATAACTGAGGTTACTGACCAGGAGTTACTTGCTGCTGAAACTCGTGAGCATTATGAAACAGGAATTGGTGAAGTAGCAGCTACCATGCACTTATCTGATGATCAACCAGTTGAGTTAGAACCTGCTGAAAATCATCATAATTCTATGAATTATCAAGAACCGATGAAGCCGCTTGAAGTTTTGTTTGGACATAATGCAACTTCGAATGAAGAGGTTAAATGGTTCCCTACTTCAACGGATAAGATTATGCACACCAATACAGGAATCATTGGAACGATGGGAACGGGGAAAACACAATTCACGAAATCATTGATTACGCAGTTAAGTCGTAACAGCTACGATAATGTTAATCAAACACCAATAGGCATATTGATCTTCGATTATAAAGGTGATTATATCAAGCCTGATTTTACTGAAAAGACAAATGCGAAGGTATTTAATTTACACCATTTGCCGTTTAACCCATTGTCTTTGTATATGGCGGACTCTTTTAAAGCATTTTTGCCTCTTCATACAAGCAACTCTCTTACAGATACCATTGTGCGGTCTTTTAACCTTGGACAAGTTCAAGCCATTACTTTAAAGGATATTATGATGGAAGCTTATGCTAAGAAGGGCATTGTTAAAGGTGATTCTTCGACCTGGAATTTGCCCGCTCCAACGATGAGTGATGTATATGAACTATATGTTGGAAAAGAAAATACCAAAGTTGATTCTCTGTATGCAGCACTTAAAGAGTTATATGAAACTGAAGTGTTTGAAACAGACTCGTCTCAAACGATCTCTCTTTTCGAGATGATTGATGGAATAACCGTAATTAACTTATCTGGCTACAGTGAGAGCATTCAGAACTTGGTAGTTTCCATTACGTTGGATGTCTTCTACAGTCAGATGCAAATGTTTGGACATAGCGCAATTAATGGAGCCTATCGTGAAATTACACGAATGATTCTAGTCGATGAGGCAGATAATTTCCTCAGCAAAGACTTTACTTCCATTAAGAAGATTTTGAGAGAAGGACGCGAATTTGGGGTAGGAACTATCTTATC
This window of the Paenibacillus marchantiae genome carries:
- the dptH gene encoding DNA phosphorothioation-dependent restriction protein DptH, with translation MSKHFYSYLAHLVDRFLSEVNIQAGEKYHIQFEREEQVVNLVNQIKDINRVSPFSMPTEDGFYQSHTLNYDQSKVLIASNIEEITPDFLTTLRNKVGTHEDPFEDLAMLLIHNSNLDSLVQGMTSFGKEGMPFHIDSIEKDLQEMMKQTNLSSEEKQILNFSIESMKAQQGLHERVNLFDYENILTVLNNEKLEKHEYKNFGLFYDAELFNTPRTPKEIKERLKENHSLYNDVEIAHQYGSAEVSLERHFDDQGVKILSESETWQEVDFGSVRRSNQKKLEGKGLEYVEAGKKFTLEGLEYWERADGETKSKQRKRNIIVFNPDQKENIALEFTFNDFIKNQYINETKIKQPIQVEQAGKKIRVHLKHEVGQTTFYGVKYKTEVSPAYEFRVTVVETQSKLLQTIQTSYAITLSKSKGSYLLINSDAEHWFFNKDASEITKVNLTESHSTFDITEDQELVVSRNDENNSDEEMIYFNIQLPHTSIPFAVQDLVERPVPIGGFSVWKLKREKQEHFTYRIENEKMKIVQGTRETFAQGEFKRNLERERKLLETNHLYFLEDNLGEIVPQAISVSEPLKEAYCDLLRYFRTNDLLPSLAYFDEDYTLLARNYIDVYLQELEQLQNGQSLNQTQRDLVLIGTIQKNHINPEWLFTPLHPLHLAYQMQLNQLVGDESINDELLHSMRPTNLLPYVNFNSKLYKAIEMIDSYEWASYMDQSLPRFESSKTFVSKLVQEKIEEFTGHFGYLFELDRRAPLKINTINMGDCQEILQGLFEYYKKQLKDNLEKGNLLPIEIHIYAEKGIINVFEEMSQYTDAEEIAKQFNLKLELDGYHAEELLNVFRDKVKFYSKNVDTDRYEYSHVTFYQMNKIEQIATSNASEMITGVSLFGLVSGIPSVFINEDYKTGFGTRYYPTQEAPLLKMVPKLNSLLRVARTLDNYQEDINIVTAISADHKQQLDQVYDSAHWVTFIEPKVDLSFFKNSDAQKELLVIHYSDQYTSSSGFDAITVTRRSKQYQRLIKEFLGHQRLYLDDHLLPPIINFFNAINGNWLLRLLAQKNYFPKEKISILSAVKLSLAAYAHSDIIWIPISMEEILRISGGTGLRQSEGLFSAKKLGRFGSYSDDLLLIGVEPSEQEMFVHFYPIEVKIGYNGANVQDKAIKQVKETKQLLMEFLTGDEKNFQAVLYRNFFIQLAIASAEKMKLYSVWPEQSWSQITDHDVRERLLNDKYTIVDTLDQYIGQGSVISFKKDVVFTDIKMNENVMVYDYPEQSGYEFILKSVEEMKEYIQSNQGDLSPEQLLSNLYDSSKQFEITEVTDQELLAAETREHYETGIGEVAATMHLSDDQPVELEPAENHHNSMNYQEPMKPLEVLFGHNATSNEEVKWFPTSTDKIMHTNTGIIGTMGTGKTQFTKSLITQLSRNSYDNVNQTPIGILIFDYKGDYIKPDFTEKTNAKVFNLHHLPFNPLSLYMADSFKAFLPLHTSNSLTDTIVRSFNLGQVQAITLKDIMMEAYAKKGIVKGDSSTWNLPAPTMSDVYELYVGKENTKVDSLYAALKELYETEVFETDSSQTISLFEMIDGITVINLSGYSESIQNLVVSITLDVFYSQMQMFGHSAINGAYREITRMILVDEADNFLSKDFTSIKKILREGREFGVGTILSTQFLSHFSTSDNDYANYILTWIVHNVSEMSAKEIRMVFSTKSKLEEDNIMSRIKSLQKHYSIVKAGSGQPIWMRDKAFWELS
- the dptF gene encoding DNA phosphorothioation-dependent restriction protein DptF — its product is MSTNTHFIDVLKRCKQSSKEAVENLEGFSEFKKYMHVQRPVEKELENYILEANQTNEPQLILVCGGVGDGKSHILSYLKDKYDFLADPERFYLHNDATESFSPRKTSIETLAKVLKPFSDQEIGKSGNITIVLAINLGALNNFIDAEEGKEFTRLREFVHAKRIMEAVITEEVSQDDHIFKYVNFSDYHMYELTENGPRSSYIRGILQRITQNTEHNPFYKAYLREKAEYPELTLKNPIFQNYELLQYEDIQDKIIDLLIQAMVKEKLIISTRALLDFIYNIIVPASMDNIEHEKLMQVIKNQDFQSYTSCLLPFQLFDREDASAIHQAINHINPTQYRTELLDEHLIDFKSKKDGAYLFSQFIDVNRTSYFTKSLVPHSPWKEEDKKNNSFRNELVKLFVYLYYLIPREQHDSFKDRVYDQYMQYLFYWNKRSWSKLSKLYREDVRDAIYKWNGEGHGGLIYVQIGQPQTQYYALQKLEIEPALERVEPRVEEILMKFLPMLTIAFRPKGGNPVEIDIDYSLYSLLIRIKNGYRPNKKDKFQYIKFVEFIDQLSSRGNDKNELIFESKKFGKSQRYRLTYDDLFDQYSYTEM
- the dptG gene encoding DNA phosphorothioation-dependent restriction protein DptG, which codes for MEYKFHLETIIDKFKFNSSIRHNPKIPVEILPYNTKFKEVQFNLKEVVSEFLRLVGQKKISSETNPEQLIETVLKSIEFKDINQKNEFKQMIKTLFIDENNQLFLFHPQTLYYINTVENENRKLAEFLYAVLWNGRAAWEINKDEHQTDDLMSSLIFKALPELKSEESQSQKFSALIPEISELFAIDFEWLSTKQDLFTQQFEKLLSYYYFFYVTQLSRRNEALFATYEKSVVPIYFTFEEEEKLSKTRVSYEYGWKNIERSINRMFTHVNFLKMLNISVEETGELLSYHEIAEMLRSGTYEEISRIEEAIDKVIEQYGEGLSDVKWNQMNLNPANYDLTVLNKLSTLFQMIDYQFNNSFRSKPYNEYKMWFTHFCQRTFLKSRGRSGKMLILDTDYLLFLTKVIIKDEPKIRLKKLFEHFEVRGIIYDRDTQGSIIEYFEKLNLLEKKSDSGDAIYVKAFL